One window from the genome of Carnobacteriaceae bacterium zg-84 encodes:
- a CDS encoding WXG100 family type VII secretion target yields MQQISLKPQELKEQARIYVQAKEEIEQSIQRVNHMNTSISQEWKGQAFQAYLEQYQQLYQYVQKFEQLLEDIFQQLNRYATLVEQRDREDAQSFGI; encoded by the coding sequence ATGCAACAAATCAGTTTAAAACCACAAGAATTAAAAGAACAAGCACGTATTTATGTTCAAGCTAAAGAGGAAATTGAACAATCTATTCAAAGAGTAAATCATATGAATACATCTATTTCACAAGAATGGAAAGGGCAAGCTTTTCAAGCTTATTTGGAACAATACCAGCAATTATATCAATATGTTCAGAAATTTGAACAATTATTGGAAGATATTTTTCAACAATTAAATAGATATGCTACTCTTGTTGAACAGCGTGATAGAGAAGATGCACAGTCCTTTGGGATTTAG
- a CDS encoding type III toxin-antitoxin system ToxN/AbiQ family toxin: MYKKHILAIFDIKKMIPVPENCYEKLDFKMIQDKSYYHLIKKEYIFV, from the coding sequence ATGTATAAAAAACATATTTTAGCTATATTCGATATAAAAAAGATGATACCTGTACCAGAAAATTGTTATGAAAAATTAGATTTTAAGATGATTCAAGATAAATCCTATTATCATTTAATAAAAAAAGAGTATATTTTTGTTTGA
- a CDS encoding SIS domain-containing protein: MNKLDLLKTSLKMESEGLLKTANRLNEQTLEIVEIVDSCQGKIVFTGVGKSGHVGKKLAATFSSVGIPAIFVHSTEAFHGDFGMIQTQDIVFLLSNSGSTQEVLSMLPTLRKIGCITIAFTSKDQSSLADMCDYTLHYTYEKEADVLGLAPTTSSTTMLALGDSIAVVVSASRQFTKDDFHLFHPGGALGKQLEK, translated from the coding sequence ATGAATAAATTAGACTTATTAAAAACAAGTTTAAAAATGGAAAGTGAAGGACTATTAAAAACAGCAAATCGCTTAAATGAGCAAACATTAGAAATTGTCGAAATTGTTGATTCTTGCCAAGGTAAAATTGTATTCACTGGGGTTGGAAAATCCGGACACGTTGGTAAAAAACTTGCAGCAACTTTTTCTAGTGTTGGTATACCTGCTATCTTTGTACATAGCACTGAAGCATTTCATGGCGATTTTGGTATGATACAAACACAAGATATTGTATTTTTGCTATCTAATAGTGGAAGTACACAAGAAGTATTAAGTATGTTACCAACATTAAGAAAAATCGGCTGTATCACGATTGCTTTTACATCAAAAGACCAATCTAGTTTAGCTGATATGTGTGATTATACATTACACTATACGTATGAAAAAGAAGCTGATGTTTTAGGATTAGCCCCAACGACAAGTTCAACAACGATGCTCGCTTTAGGTGACAGCATTGCTGTGGTTGTATCGGCTAGCCGTCAATTTACAAAAGATGATTTTCATTTATTCCACCCCGGTGGTGCCTTAGGGAAACAGTTAGAAAAATAA
- a CDS encoding BglG family transcription antiterminator produces MLDKKATLVLNSILKNKETDINRIERETKLTLRQIDYSLNKINELLVDYKLMPLRMNSTLIRLTTAQFSFLRQYPSSSDYLTSYILDSEERRYFIFLILVSQYSDYIAVNDFIDLLKISKTTLMNDLKQLEHELLNYRINLLYSRKDGYYLSGEEFDIRRFLIRQIMIDFSEHHDIIYSIFFKRYLKENIDEHVQEIKEKITVISQEHRITFVENRLNEFAYFLLILKYRMKKTIPFQFKHSLEEAKEYRLAKDILSTFGLVEKNEVLYLTAWLLGQTVGNIGETSFDRMLILDIVERIVFRFELLAGIQFDDKFSVLKQLYSHIRPTYYRMLFRLPIINGLIHETKQQYKEMFFIVKETLSSIESVFGSSIPDEEIAFLTMHFSAMIQNHSNITMTHKTTAIVVCPNGIGSSAIIYTELKNIFSDMTFIGPVDYDTYFKLDTNTYDIVFSTIPNYKLLETSKPVFVVNPIMSVDEKYDIIRQVYSEIGNKHFRLPGVETVMNIVEKYATVHNAKALRRDLFKYFSNNQMSFETKHVLRLSDVIKQQYIQLNCPATTIQEAIEYAAQPLLDDGVIEKRYVEHILKHIEERQDAMLISPGISMPHTKPENGSHDVAISFVKLQEPIMFQRQKEPISCLFFLSAIDHKKHIHVMADLVKLLSDTDLFQEKLKQINDCNSFLELLTLNELEKIGYE; encoded by the coding sequence ATGTTAGATAAAAAAGCAACACTCGTTTTGAATAGTATTTTAAAAAATAAAGAAACAGATATCAATCGTATTGAAAGAGAAACGAAATTAACCTTACGTCAAATTGATTATTCTTTAAACAAAATAAATGAATTGCTTGTCGATTATAAATTGATGCCACTTCGTATGAATAGTACACTCATTAGGCTAACAACAGCTCAATTCAGTTTTTTAAGACAATATCCGTCTAGTTCAGATTATTTAACATCATATATTTTAGATAGTGAAGAAAGACGATACTTTATTTTTTTAATATTAGTATCTCAATATTCAGATTATATTGCTGTCAATGATTTTATTGATTTATTAAAAATTTCAAAAACAACATTGATGAATGATTTAAAACAATTAGAGCATGAATTATTAAACTATCGTATCAACCTTTTATATTCTAGAAAAGATGGTTATTATCTATCGGGAGAAGAGTTTGATATACGACGATTTTTAATCCGTCAAATTATGATTGATTTTTCAGAGCATCATGATATTATTTACTCTATTTTTTTTAAACGTTATTTAAAAGAAAATATTGATGAACATGTGCAGGAAATCAAAGAAAAAATTACAGTGATTAGTCAAGAACATCGTATTACATTTGTAGAAAATCGTTTAAATGAATTTGCATATTTTCTACTTATTTTAAAATATCGTATGAAAAAAACAATTCCATTTCAATTTAAGCATTCTCTTGAAGAAGCAAAAGAATATCGTTTGGCAAAAGATATTTTAAGTACATTTGGTTTAGTAGAAAAGAATGAAGTGTTGTACTTAACAGCATGGTTACTCGGACAAACCGTAGGTAATATAGGAGAAACTTCCTTTGATAGAATGCTTATTTTAGATATAGTAGAACGCATTGTATTTCGTTTTGAATTATTGGCAGGTATACAATTTGATGATAAGTTTTCAGTTTTAAAACAGCTATATAGTCATATACGTCCTACTTATTATCGTATGCTTTTTAGATTACCGATTATCAATGGATTGATTCATGAAACAAAACAGCAATACAAAGAAATGTTTTTTATTGTGAAAGAAACGTTATCATCTATTGAATCAGTATTTGGTAGTTCAATTCCCGATGAAGAAATTGCTTTTTTAACCATGCATTTTTCAGCAATGATACAAAATCATTCTAATATCACGATGACACATAAAACAACAGCAATTGTTGTCTGTCCAAATGGTATTGGTAGTTCGGCTATTATTTATACTGAATTGAAAAATATTTTTTCGGATATGACTTTTATTGGTCCAGTTGATTATGACACATACTTTAAACTAGATACAAATACCTACGATATTGTGTTTTCAACAATTCCAAACTATAAATTACTTGAAACATCAAAACCAGTGTTTGTCGTAAATCCTATTATGAGTGTCGATGAAAAATATGATATTATTCGTCAAGTTTATTCAGAAATTGGAAATAAACATTTTAGATTGCCAGGTGTTGAAACAGTGATGAACATTGTTGAAAAATATGCAACTGTTCATAATGCGAAAGCACTAAGAAGAGATTTATTTAAATATTTTTCAAACAATCAAATGTCTTTTGAAACAAAACATGTTTTACGATTATCCGATGTCATAAAACAACAGTATATTCAATTAAACTGTCCTGCAACAACTATACAAGAAGCTATTGAGTATGCAGCACAACCATTGCTTGATGACGGTGTGATTGAAAAACGATATGTGGAACATATTTTAAAGCATATAGAAGAAAGGCAAGATGCGATGCTTATTTCACCAGGGATTTCAATGCCACATACAAAACCTGAAAATGGCTCACATGATGTTGCAATATCCTTTGTGAAACTACAAGAACCGATTATGTTTCAAAGACAAAAAGAACCTATTTCATGCCTGTTTTTCTTAAGTGCCATTGATCACAAAAAGCATATTCATGTCATGGCAGATTTAGTAAAACTTTTATCAGATACAGATTTATTTCAAGAAAAATTAAAACAAATCAATGATTGTAACTCATTTTTAGAATTATTAACATTAAATGAATTGGAGAAAATAGGGTATGAATAA
- a CDS encoding ketohydroxyglutarate aldolase, with protein sequence MTKLETLNRLYQTAIMAIVRIDTIQRGFEIVDGCLAGGVDCMEISFTNSRAPEFIRAIQEKYQDKMLVGAGTVLDSETARIAILAGAKFIISPNFSKDVAKLCNRYQVPYMPGCTSYTEVIEALEYGASMIKAFPISNYYGASLGKVFKTPLPYLPILSSGGATPENIGEWLKNGIQVVGVGSLLTTGTVENIRENAARFVEGVTLFRNN encoded by the coding sequence ATGACAAAATTAGAAACATTAAATCGTTTATATCAAACAGCTATTATGGCTATTGTACGTATTGATACGATTCAAAGAGGATTTGAAATTGTAGATGGCTGTTTAGCCGGTGGTGTCGATTGCATGGAAATTAGTTTTACTAATAGTCGTGCACCGGAATTTATTAGAGCAATTCAAGAAAAATATCAAGATAAAATGCTTGTAGGTGCAGGGACAGTTTTAGATAGTGAAACTGCACGTATTGCGATTTTAGCTGGTGCAAAATTTATTATTTCACCTAATTTTAGTAAAGATGTAGCTAAATTATGTAATAGATATCAAGTGCCTTATATGCCAGGATGTACGTCTTATACCGAAGTCATTGAAGCATTAGAATATGGAGCGTCTATGATAAAAGCATTCCCTATTTCTAACTATTATGGTGCAAGTTTAGGAAAAGTGTTTAAAACACCATTACCATATTTACCAATCTTATCATCTGGTGGTGCAACACCTGAAAATATTGGAGAATGGTTGAAAAACGGTATTCAAGTTGTTGGGGTAGGTAGCTTATTAACTACAGGTACCGTAGAAAATATTCGTGAAAATGCAGCACGTTTTGTTGAAGGAGTGACCTTGTTTAGAAACAACTAG
- the dapA gene encoding 4-hydroxy-tetrahydrodipicolinate synthase — protein MTLGGLITAMVTPFDKDNTINWQATEKLIDHLISKQVSGLFILGTNGEFHVMTKEEKLDFAKYVVSYTNKRVPVYVGVGGNDTNEVISLAKDMESIGADALSVIAPYFVKLKEEELYEHFKAIARNVTIPVILYNMPGLTGNPLSPTLVKKLADITNIIGIKDSSGNIDNIKAYIDETKEKDFKVLSGSDSLILNALKLGAAGAVAATSNVLTDIDVAIVREYQAGNLEKAQDYQNSIEEFRRILKYGSIPSVLKYALTYVGHDVGEARRPVLPVLDEYQQDIKDVLDNYFKEEN, from the coding sequence ATGACATTAGGTGGACTGATTACGGCAATGGTAACACCATTTGATAAAGACAATACAATAAATTGGCAAGCGACTGAAAAGTTAATTGACCATTTAATAAGCAAACAAGTATCGGGTTTATTTATTTTAGGAACAAATGGTGAATTTCATGTCATGACAAAAGAGGAAAAATTAGACTTTGCAAAATATGTTGTGTCATATACAAATAAACGTGTACCTGTTTATGTAGGTGTTGGTGGTAATGATACAAACGAAGTTATTTCTTTAGCAAAAGACATGGAAAGTATTGGAGCAGATGCTTTATCGGTGATTGCCCCTTATTTTGTGAAATTAAAAGAAGAAGAATTGTATGAGCATTTTAAAGCCATTGCCAGAAATGTGACAATTCCAGTTATTTTATATAATATGCCCGGATTAACAGGTAATCCACTAAGTCCTACACTTGTAAAAAAACTAGCTGATATCACAAATATAATTGGGATTAAAGATAGTAGTGGAAACATTGACAATATAAAAGCTTATATTGATGAAACAAAAGAAAAAGATTTTAAAGTATTATCGGGTTCCGATTCTCTTATTTTAAATGCATTAAAGCTAGGCGCTGCCGGAGCTGTTGCTGCTACCTCTAATGTGTTAACAGATATAGATGTCGCCATTGTTCGTGAATATCAAGCAGGTAATCTTGAAAAAGCACAAGACTACCAAAATAGTATCGAAGAATTTAGACGTATCTTAAAATATGGTTCTATTCCATCTGTTTTAAAGTATGCCTTGACGTATGTTGGTCATGATGTTGGAGAGGCTAGACGACCAGTTCTACCAGTTTTAGATGAGTATCAGCAAGATATTAAAGACGTTTTGGACAACTATTTCAAGGAGGAAAACTAA